One part of the Sulfolobus tengchongensis genome encodes these proteins:
- a CDS encoding NAD(P)H-hydrate dehydratase: MISVKEMRALEINSTALGVPTLLLMENAGRSVKDEIVSRFDVKDKIIYVFVGHGGKGGDGLVASRHLAGEGAKVTVILLGENKHEDALTNLNAIEEMDYSITLIEPREIDELKPVSADVLIDAMLGTGFSGRPREPFRTAIKVFNESKGFKVSIDVPSGINADTGEAYEGEYIKPDLVVTFHDMKVGLLKYNFPTVVKKIGIPIEAEIYAGPGDVMVNIRNRPYYSKKGDNGRILVIGGSYTFSGAPTLAAMAALRTGADLVYVASPEDTAKIIAGYSPDLITIKLQGKNISPSNFEELKSWIDRADAVVIGPGMGLADETVEASKLIVSYLREKNKLAVIDADALKAIRGFELYENAVITPHSGEFRIFFGEEPSKDMRDRINQVVRAAKKCKCTVLIKGFIDIISDGKRFKLNKTGNPGMTVGGSGDTLTGIIATLMAQKIEPFVAAYLGVFINSLAGTLAYNKLGPHLMPTDIINEIPNVINNPLESFKRKVYKRILR; encoded by the coding sequence ATGATCTCAGTAAAAGAGATGAGAGCACTTGAGATAAATAGTACCGCACTGGGTGTACCTACATTACTCCTAATGGAAAATGCAGGAAGATCTGTAAAGGATGAGATTGTAAGTAGGTTTGATGTAAAAGATAAGATTATTTACGTATTCGTAGGCCATGGTGGTAAGGGTGGCGACGGTTTAGTTGCATCTAGGCATTTAGCGGGTGAAGGAGCGAAAGTTACTGTAATCTTATTAGGTGAGAATAAGCATGAAGACGCATTAACAAATCTTAATGCAATAGAAGAAATGGATTACTCTATCACTCTTATCGAACCAAGGGAGATAGACGAACTGAAACCAGTTTCAGCTGATGTTCTAATAGATGCTATGTTAGGTACTGGGTTTTCTGGTAGGCCTAGAGAACCTTTTAGAACAGCTATAAAAGTTTTTAATGAAAGTAAGGGCTTTAAGGTTTCTATAGATGTGCCATCTGGCATAAATGCAGATACAGGAGAGGCCTATGAAGGAGAGTATATAAAACCAGATCTGGTAGTTACGTTTCATGATATGAAAGTAGGATTGCTGAAATACAATTTTCCTACAGTAGTAAAGAAAATAGGTATACCCATTGAGGCTGAAATATATGCAGGTCCCGGAGATGTTATGGTTAATATACGTAATCGTCCTTATTACTCTAAAAAAGGAGATAATGGTAGAATATTAGTTATTGGGGGAAGTTATACTTTTAGTGGTGCTCCAACCTTAGCTGCTATGGCCGCGCTAAGAACTGGGGCTGATCTAGTATATGTAGCATCACCCGAGGATACAGCCAAAATAATTGCTGGTTATTCACCAGATTTAATTACAATCAAATTACAAGGGAAAAACATCTCACCTAGTAACTTTGAGGAGCTAAAATCATGGATAGATAGAGCTGATGCTGTAGTTATAGGACCAGGAATGGGTTTGGCTGACGAGACTGTTGAAGCTTCCAAACTAATTGTAAGTTATTTAAGGGAAAAAAATAAATTAGCTGTAATTGACGCTGACGCACTTAAGGCTATAAGAGGGTTCGAATTATATGAGAATGCAGTAATAACTCCCCATAGTGGAGAATTTCGGATATTCTTCGGTGAAGAACCTAGTAAAGATATGAGAGATAGAATAAATCAAGTAGTAAGAGCTGCAAAAAAGTGTAAATGCACTGTCTTAATTAAGGGATTTATAGATATAATTAGTGATGGTAAAAGATTTAAATTAAATAAAACTGGAAACCCCGGAATGACAGTAGGAGGAAGTGGAGATACCTTAACTGGTATAATAGCTACGTTGATGGCTCAAAAAATCGAACCATTTGTAGCTGCATATTTGGGAGTTTTCATAAATAGCTTAGCTGGAACTTTAGCAT
- a CDS encoding rubrerythrin: protein MVLGKETEMGLKELFKANAEDFMSLMLVAEKLEQLGKKEEAKALREKALVELGHAKAIFETLLKHQELQGMVSEMAKEEQEQHISEYNKVAMTAKQEGHEDIEKMLCSFADQEAKIAETIARVSKVLESMAKEEDMQHISEYNKVAMTAKQEGHEDIEKMLCAFAEQEAKISETIKTVAKAL, encoded by the coding sequence ATGGTATTAGGAAAGGAAACCGAAATGGGTTTAAAGGAACTATTCAAGGCAAATGCAGAAGATTTCATGTCATTAATGCTAGTAGCTGAAAAATTGGAACAGTTAGGCAAAAAGGAGGAGGCAAAGGCATTAAGAGAAAAGGCATTAGTGGAGTTAGGACACGCAAAGGCAATTTTTGAAACATTACTAAAACATCAAGAACTACAAGGCATGGTAAGCGAGATGGCTAAAGAGGAACAAGAACAGCACATAAGTGAGTACAATAAGGTTGCAATGACAGCAAAACAAGAAGGACACGAAGATATAGAAAAAATGCTATGTAGCTTTGCCGATCAAGAGGCTAAGATTGCTGAAACTATTGCAAGAGTTTCCAAGGTGCTAGAGAGTATGGCAAAAGAAGAGGATATGCAACATATAAGTGAGTACAATAAGGTTGCAATGACAGCAAAACAAGAAGGACACGAAGATATAGAAAAAATGCTATGTGCATTCGCTGAACAAGAAGCGAAAATTTCTGAAACTATAAAAACTGTAGCGAAGGCTCTTTAA
- the herA gene encoding DNA double-strand break repair helicase HerA, giving the protein MIIGYVIGQATTQEALMLAEKPVRLGTYVILEYDNIKALGLITSVTRGSSMLDDNMNDIEIVQKLKQFNNSIPVYTKAKVKLLCDINNYCLMPDIPPFAGTPIREAEEDELKTIYSRDGQIRIGTLVGKNVEVKLNINALARHLAILAATGSGKSNTVAVLSQRISELGGSVIIFDYHGEYYDSDIKNLNQIEPKLNPLYMTPREFATLLEIRDNAIIQYRILRRAFTRATEEIKKQLKEGQIALTQINQQFYDLMKEKLEEEGRTDKRGNAKEEVLNKFEEFTDRYSNVIDLTSSDIVERIRRGKVNVVSLTQLDEDSMDAIVSHYLRRILDARKEFKRKKSGGLKFPIITVIEEAHVFLSKNDNTLTKYWASRIAREGRKFGVGLTIVSQRPKGLDENILSQMTNKIILKIVEPTDKKYVLESSDNLSEDLAEQLSSLDVGEAIIIGKIVKLPAIVKIDKFEGRLLGTDPDMIGEWKIEQEHEEIAKGFANFGINGGEE; this is encoded by the coding sequence ATGATAATTGGCTACGTAATTGGGCAAGCTACTACGCAGGAAGCGTTGATGCTAGCAGAAAAACCAGTTAGACTAGGAACTTATGTAATCTTGGAGTACGACAATATAAAGGCCTTAGGATTAATAACGAGTGTTACGAGAGGTAGTTCAATGCTCGATGATAATATGAATGATATAGAAATTGTTCAAAAATTAAAACAGTTCAATAACAGTATACCCGTATATACTAAGGCAAAAGTAAAATTACTGTGCGATATAAATAATTATTGTTTAATGCCCGATATACCTCCCTTCGCTGGAACGCCAATTAGAGAAGCTGAAGAAGATGAGTTAAAAACTATTTACTCTAGAGATGGACAAATTAGAATAGGAACATTAGTAGGTAAAAATGTAGAAGTAAAACTAAATATAAATGCCTTAGCAAGACATTTGGCAATCTTAGCTGCTACAGGCTCAGGCAAATCTAATACCGTAGCGGTATTGTCACAAAGAATTTCTGAGCTTGGAGGATCTGTAATCATCTTTGACTATCACGGAGAGTATTATGACAGTGATATAAAGAATTTAAATCAGATAGAACCTAAACTGAACCCACTTTACATGACTCCTAGGGAATTTGCAACACTATTAGAAATAAGAGACAATGCTATTATACAATATAGGATTTTAAGGAGGGCATTTACAAGAGCAACTGAAGAAATTAAAAAACAACTAAAGGAGGGACAAATAGCTTTAACGCAAATTAATCAACAATTTTATGATTTAATGAAGGAAAAATTGGAAGAAGAAGGGCGAACCGATAAAAGAGGGAATGCAAAAGAAGAAGTATTGAATAAATTCGAGGAATTTACAGATAGGTATTCGAATGTAATAGATCTTACCTCATCTGATATAGTTGAAAGGATTAGAAGAGGAAAAGTAAACGTTGTGAGTCTTACACAACTGGATGAAGATTCAATGGATGCAATAGTATCTCATTATCTTAGAAGAATCTTGGACGCAAGAAAGGAATTTAAACGAAAGAAATCTGGTGGACTTAAATTCCCTATAATCACTGTCATCGAAGAGGCACACGTATTCCTCTCTAAAAATGATAACACATTAACGAAATATTGGGCATCGAGAATAGCCAGAGAAGGTAGAAAATTCGGTGTTGGATTAACTATAGTTAGCCAGAGACCTAAGGGGCTAGACGAAAATATATTAAGCCAGATGACAAATAAGATTATTTTAAAAATAGTTGAACCTACCGATAAGAAATACGTTTTAGAATCTAGTGATAACTTAAGTGAGGATTTAGCAGAACAGCTTTCTTCATTAGATGTAGGAGAAGCAATAATAATTGGAAAGATTGTCAAGTTACCAGCTATTGTAAAAATAGATAAATTTGAAGGAAGATTACTTGGTACAGATCCAGACATGATAGGCGAGTGGAAAATTGAACAAGAGCATGAAGAAATCGCTAAAGGTTTCGCTAATTTTGGTATTAACGGAGGTGAAGAGTAA
- the mre11 gene encoding DNA double-strand break repair protein Mre11 produces the protein MLILHISDTHLGKRQYSLAEREKDIYNTFSQLIDIAIKEHVDAVIHSGDLFDVSNPSTNAIVEAVRNLKRLKEAGIPFLSIPGDHDRPKRSGFLVPHSILLEMDLIKMMTYEKPYTLGNLEIYGIPHIPTISKTALKEILSSLKPTSHRSILLLHQGVKQMLPYESSWQLELGDLPKGFGYYALGHIHTRWKLIQEDGSIIAIAGSPDIMREEEIEGYENFGKGAYLVDFSKELPNLQQINIKIRKQKVVVINTKDLKNEIEKIKNEIKNENEKPIIHIILRGETIRKDLLNRELLVLNDNVLYYRIYKDETSQSINNITYTLPQEKGLDKIILEYLTKYEKFNEDEANLILQMIKNVDSEETVIEILKKISGVD, from the coding sequence TTGTTAATACTTCACATCTCTGATACACATTTGGGAAAGAGGCAGTATTCCCTTGCTGAAAGAGAGAAGGATATTTACAATACATTTTCGCAATTAATTGACATAGCGATAAAGGAACATGTCGATGCAGTTATACATTCTGGGGACTTATTTGATGTTTCAAATCCCTCTACTAACGCTATTGTGGAAGCAGTAAGGAACTTAAAACGTTTAAAGGAAGCTGGGATTCCGTTTTTATCGATACCAGGTGATCACGATAGACCTAAAAGGTCTGGATTCCTAGTTCCTCACTCGATATTACTCGAAATGGATCTGATAAAAATGATGACTTATGAAAAACCATATACTCTAGGTAACTTAGAAATTTATGGTATTCCACACATTCCAACTATTTCAAAAACCGCACTAAAGGAGATTTTGTCCTCCTTAAAACCTACCTCTCATAGAAGCATCCTACTTCTACATCAAGGTGTAAAGCAGATGTTACCTTATGAAAGCTCCTGGCAATTAGAACTAGGTGACTTACCTAAGGGTTTCGGATACTATGCCTTAGGCCATATTCATACAAGATGGAAGCTTATCCAAGAGGATGGTTCAATCATAGCGATAGCTGGTTCTCCCGATATTATGAGAGAAGAAGAGATAGAAGGATATGAAAATTTTGGAAAAGGAGCGTATCTAGTAGACTTTTCAAAGGAATTACCTAATCTTCAGCAAATAAATATTAAGATAAGAAAGCAAAAAGTTGTTGTTATAAATACGAAGGATTTGAAAAATGAGATTGAGAAGATAAAAAATGAGATAAAAAACGAAAATGAAAAACCTATAATTCATATCATTTTGAGAGGAGAAACAATAAGAAAAGATTTACTAAATAGAGAATTACTTGTATTAAATGATAACGTGCTATATTACAGAATATATAAGGATGAAACTTCACAATCAATTAACAATATAACCTATACTTTACCACAAGAAAAGGGATTGGACAAAATAATACTTGAATATCTAACCAAGTATGAAAAATTCAATGAAGACGAAGCTAATCTAATTTTACAAATGATAAAGAACGTTGATTCGGAGGAAACTGTAATCGAGATACTAAAGAAAATAAGCGGTGTTGATTAA
- a CDS encoding SMC family ATPase: protein MRISKIILNNFLSHEKNEINFKGEINVIIGQNGAGKSSIIDGIVFGLFREHSRGTIDNLIRKGTNRASIKLHLLNERDEIIIDRNISKGNSSIEDGLIKNGKPLAYSAKKVSEELEKILGIDKDIALSTIIVKQGELDKILDDFQEVIGKILKLESIEKLTDTRGPIVSFRKDLENKLKLLDTIKEQYESDKKRLEEKQRRIKELEEKREKLNKELDTLETNLDELRDQFEKYDAKRNKYIELRTSLEEKRNTLNSVIKEINRLKKETENLENIENEVKELDKLKEIKAKLDNYEALLENNRHIISNIKDLSEEIQEFEKAIARKKELENKYLRYKNLEEEKKKVDADYRNYIRLKSELESKIRLLEKLEKQINEITRGIDKINELENKIKELREKQSHLQQQLGEVNNSLNEKEELVRNISQIKGNTCPVCGRSLDEYHKVKIVEETKAIILELRKKKSDLNKKLNETIEELNKAESEYKILSNNKAKYDDMKRQMDEFEKEIESLRLKIATYTNIEEKMKSITEELEILKSDYEEYIRLSKYDESKLADKKQRLESLLNEKNKLEEKLRSLENEIRGFDKKSLQEKISNLEKKKDILEDMKKKRSALETYLQQRASLEDEIRKLESELANIQFSENEYNELKSRIDNLEKEINERRNDISRIEGELHSEKRDIESLVNQIENYERQLMNKDKIEQAINKLEKIRTALGEKRLQSYIVMTTKQVIENNLNDIISKFDLSIKNVEIEITPKIGKGSRGTGNIIVYTNNGDTLPIVALSGGEKIALAIALRLAIAKTLMTNTNFFILDEPTIHLDDQRKTYLIELIRAAKESVPQIIVVTHDEEVLQAGDYVIRVEKRGNKSIVREET, encoded by the coding sequence ATGCGAATCAGTAAGATTATATTAAATAACTTCTTAAGTCATGAAAAAAATGAAATTAATTTTAAAGGAGAAATAAACGTAATAATAGGACAAAATGGTGCTGGTAAGAGTTCAATAATAGATGGAATAGTTTTTGGACTATTTAGGGAGCATAGTAGAGGAACTATCGACAATTTAATTAGAAAAGGTACTAATAGAGCTAGTATAAAATTACATTTGCTTAATGAGAGAGACGAAATAATAATTGATAGAAATATAAGTAAAGGTAATAGCTCGATAGAAGATGGATTAATAAAGAATGGGAAGCCATTAGCATATTCAGCAAAGAAAGTATCCGAAGAGTTAGAGAAAATTCTAGGGATTGATAAAGATATTGCCCTATCAACAATAATAGTAAAACAAGGAGAATTAGATAAAATCTTAGACGATTTCCAAGAAGTAATAGGCAAAATACTAAAACTCGAGTCCATTGAGAAGCTCACAGACACTAGAGGACCAATAGTTAGTTTCAGGAAGGATCTAGAAAATAAACTTAAACTGCTAGATACCATAAAAGAACAGTACGAAAGTGACAAAAAGAGATTAGAGGAAAAGCAAAGGAGAATAAAGGAGCTAGAAGAAAAAAGAGAAAAATTAAATAAAGAGCTAGACACTCTTGAAACAAATTTAGATGAGCTTAGAGATCAATTTGAGAAATATGATGCAAAGAGAAATAAATATATAGAGTTAAGAACTAGCTTAGAAGAAAAAAGAAATACTCTGAACTCTGTAATCAAAGAAATCAATAGATTAAAAAAGGAAACTGAGAATCTCGAGAATATTGAGAACGAAGTAAAAGAACTCGATAAGTTAAAAGAAATAAAAGCTAAGTTAGACAATTATGAGGCGTTACTTGAAAATAACAGACACATTATATCTAATATAAAGGATCTAAGTGAGGAGATACAAGAGTTTGAAAAGGCTATAGCTAGAAAAAAGGAACTTGAAAATAAATATCTGAGATATAAAAACTTGGAAGAGGAAAAGAAGAAAGTAGACGCTGACTATAGAAATTATATAAGATTAAAAAGTGAATTAGAATCTAAAATTCGTCTTTTAGAAAAACTAGAAAAACAAATTAATGAGATAACTAGAGGAATTGATAAAATAAATGAACTTGAAAACAAAATAAAGGAGCTTAGAGAGAAACAATCGCATCTCCAGCAACAACTAGGTGAAGTTAATAACTCACTAAATGAAAAAGAAGAATTAGTAAGGAACATTAGTCAAATTAAGGGGAATACATGTCCAGTATGTGGTAGGTCACTTGATGAATATCACAAGGTAAAAATAGTAGAGGAAACTAAAGCTATTATCTTAGAATTGAGGAAAAAAAAGAGTGATTTGAACAAGAAATTAAATGAAACTATTGAAGAACTAAACAAGGCTGAGAGTGAGTATAAGATACTATCAAATAATAAAGCTAAATATGATGATATGAAAAGACAAATGGATGAATTTGAAAAAGAAATAGAAAGCCTAAGATTAAAGATTGCAACTTATACAAATATAGAGGAGAAAATGAAAAGTATTACAGAGGAATTAGAGATATTGAAAAGTGATTATGAGGAGTATATAAGACTGTCTAAATATGATGAAAGTAAACTAGCTGATAAGAAGCAGAGATTAGAATCTCTGTTGAACGAGAAAAATAAATTAGAAGAGAAATTAAGATCTTTAGAAAATGAGATCCGAGGATTCGATAAAAAGAGTTTACAAGAAAAAATATCGAATTTAGAGAAGAAGAAAGACATACTAGAAGACATGAAAAAGAAAAGAAGCGCTTTGGAGACATATCTTCAACAAAGGGCTTCATTAGAAGACGAAATAAGAAAACTTGAGAGCGAGCTAGCAAATATTCAGTTCAGTGAGAACGAGTATAATGAGCTGAAGAGTAGAATAGATAATTTAGAGAAGGAAATTAATGAAAGAAGGAATGACATAAGCAGGATTGAAGGAGAGTTACATAGCGAGAAAAGGGACATTGAGAGTTTAGTTAATCAGATAGAAAATTATGAAAGACAGCTAATGAATAAAGATAAAATTGAACAAGCCATTAATAAATTGGAAAAAATAAGAACGGCATTAGGAGAAAAGAGATTACAGAGTTATATAGTTATGACCACTAAACAAGTAATTGAAAACAATCTAAATGATATAATATCAAAATTTGATTTGTCAATAAAGAACGTCGAAATAGAGATAACTCCAAAAATTGGAAAGGGCAGTAGAGGAACGGGAAATATAATTGTTTATACTAATAATGGAGATACTTTACCAATTGTAGCATTAAGTGGCGGTGAAAAGATAGCATTGGCAATCGCTTTGAGGCTAGCTATTGCAAAAACTTTGATGACTAATACAAACTTTTTCATTCTTGACGAGCCCACAATCCATTTAGATGATCAGAGAAAGACCTATCTCATTGAATTGATTAGAGCTGCAAAAGAAAGTGTACCTCAAATAATAGTTGTAACTCATGATGAAGAAGTCCTACAAGCTGGCGATTATGTTATCCGTGTAGAGAAAAGAGGCAATAAGAGTATAGTGAGGGAGGAGACGTGA
- the nurA gene encoding DNA double-strand break repair nuclease NurA has translation MIRKIYDMLIKNQREIKNQIYNTANYLKQEIQEKIKEYWNNYTPNTQLGQLEFVAVDGGSFSKAMRIGIIYAVGAESVIGDKGGVKPLGEDGRIGIFKPGNDAQERISLLMEALELLLALKDGKLGDYVLMDGSLNKKIGKKVDIQKFSKDELNLVENVDIDSIINLKDEEKMKDLLTLTNQLLISKIIEEYDGKVLWISKTSRSRDLFDTDYPDITVFELFTEETGFSNPIVKNIASEKVSNYDKVEILKNMEYSTFYARLDKGKRVIRIDITGRIDENIAKDIIDSISGISVKGYPFPLLKAHIDVRFSKSDREKIIRMIGSRLYKNIEWWPTQFD, from the coding sequence GTGATAAGAAAAATATATGATATGCTAATAAAAAATCAACGCGAAATAAAAAATCAAATCTATAATACAGCAAATTATCTTAAACAAGAAATACAAGAAAAAATCAAAGAGTATTGGAATAACTACACTCCTAACACTCAATTAGGTCAATTAGAATTCGTGGCGGTAGATGGTGGTTCGTTCAGTAAAGCTATGAGAATAGGAATAATATATGCCGTCGGTGCGGAATCAGTAATCGGAGATAAAGGGGGAGTTAAACCATTAGGTGAAGATGGAAGGATAGGAATTTTTAAACCGGGCAATGATGCACAAGAAAGAATCTCTCTATTAATGGAAGCATTGGAACTTCTGTTAGCATTAAAAGACGGAAAACTTGGAGATTATGTCCTAATGGATGGTAGTCTCAATAAGAAAATAGGTAAAAAAGTCGATATTCAGAAGTTTTCTAAAGATGAATTAAATTTAGTCGAAAACGTTGATATAGATAGCATAATTAATCTAAAAGATGAAGAGAAAATGAAAGATCTTCTAACGCTTACTAACCAATTACTCATTAGTAAAATAATAGAAGAGTATGACGGTAAAGTATTATGGATCTCTAAGACTAGCAGATCAAGAGATCTATTTGATACAGACTATCCCGACATAACTGTTTTTGAATTATTTACTGAGGAAACTGGATTTTCAAATCCTATTGTAAAAAATATTGCATCTGAGAAGGTTTCGAATTATGATAAAGTAGAAATATTGAAGAATATGGAGTATAGTACTTTTTACGCTAGACTAGACAAAGGAAAGAGAGTAATAAGAATCGATATAACTGGTAGAATAGATGAAAATATTGCAAAAGACATAATTGATAGCATAAGTGGTATTTCAGTCAAGGGATATCCGTTTCCACTTTTGAAGGCACATATCGATGTTAGATTCTCTAAATCAGATAGGGAGAAAATAATACGAATGATAGGAAGTAGACTTTATAAAAATATAGAATGGTGGCCTACTCAGTTTGACTAG
- a CDS encoding cation diffusion facilitator family transporter — protein sequence MYRTIILMSLSLFILIIAYHVSSSPLILSEFSHVMIDFLTVLFSIAILKTIGKNETREGKYTYGLHRLEVVVAIANIFVIIFLSVIVAYISIISLIRGVLDNSIVLIITSAIAAILTFFAKPKEKDDIGSRSVYVHILSDFLGYVIGIITGALILFIGLRELDPIGALILVLLNVSFSVPLLKESFLIFMEGSPVKIDDVQNELAKISPNIHHLHIWSICNHMRVATLHVKVPPNLTIAEADDMRNSIYKVLKEKYNISHITVQFETDAHD from the coding sequence GTGTATAGGACAATAATATTAATGTCTCTATCCCTTTTTATCTTAATTATTGCCTATCATGTTTCATCTAGTCCTTTAATACTATCAGAATTTTCTCATGTAATGATAGACTTTCTAACAGTTTTATTCTCTATAGCTATATTGAAAACTATAGGTAAAAATGAGACAAGAGAAGGAAAGTATACATATGGTTTACATAGATTAGAAGTTGTTGTTGCTATCGCTAATATTTTTGTGATAATTTTTCTTTCTGTAATTGTAGCGTACATTTCGATTATCTCGCTGATTAGAGGAGTATTAGATAATTCTATAGTGTTGATTATAACGTCTGCCATAGCTGCAATACTAACCTTTTTTGCGAAACCAAAAGAAAAAGATGATATAGGAAGTAGGAGCGTCTATGTCCATATTTTATCAGACTTCCTAGGATATGTTATAGGGATTATAACGGGTGCTCTTATCTTATTTATAGGTCTACGAGAATTGGATCCCATAGGTGCTCTTATCTTAGTTTTACTAAACGTCTCATTTTCCGTTCCATTGTTAAAAGAATCCTTCTTAATATTTATGGAAGGTTCACCAGTAAAAATAGATGATGTTCAAAACGAGTTGGCTAAAATTTCGCCCAATATACATCATCTTCATATATGGTCAATTTGTAACCATATGAGAGTAGCTACTCTTCACGTTAAGGTTCCACCAAATTTGACTATAGCTGAGGCTGACGATATGAGAAATTCGATTTATAAAGTACTTAAAGAAAAATATAACATTTCTCACATAACAGTTCAATTTGAAACTGATGCACACGATTAA
- a CDS encoding class I SAM-dependent methyltransferase has product MDIRTLFNDPKKYKRWYEVHNKIYENEKNVVRSFDLKDCLDIGSGPDIFHEEINGHIVSLDISLLMLKESRSDEKVMADALFLPFRDKAFNCVFSSVTVCFIEDVKAFIREAVRVAKERVVICFIARDSKWGEYYQQLGKQGHKYYSYAHFISRHEFYTILGNFAKISRIRSTLEEINESELEPVYNDDRGSFICVEGIPLF; this is encoded by the coding sequence ATGGATATAAGAACACTATTTAACGATCCAAAGAAATATAAGAGGTGGTACGAAGTCCATAATAAAATATACGAGAACGAGAAGAATGTAGTTAGAAGTTTTGACCTTAAAGATTGTTTGGATATAGGGTCAGGGCCAGATATCTTTCATGAGGAGATTAATGGTCACATAGTATCTCTAGATATATCTCTATTAATGCTTAAAGAGAGCAGAAGTGACGAGAAAGTTATGGCTGATGCGTTATTTTTACCGTTTAGGGACAAGGCGTTTAACTGTGTATTTAGCTCAGTGACTGTTTGCTTCATAGAAGATGTAAAAGCATTTATTAGAGAGGCGGTAAGAGTGGCAAAGGAAAGAGTAGTCATTTGTTTCATTGCTAGGGATTCTAAATGGGGTGAATACTATCAACAGCTAGGTAAACAAGGACATAAGTACTATTCTTACGCTCATTTTATATCTAGGCATGAATTTTACACTATTTTGGGTAATTTTGCGAAAATATCCAGAATTAGATCAACTTTAGAGGAAATTAACGAAAGCGAGCTTGAACCAGTATATAATGATGATCGTGGCTCATTTATATGTGTAGAGGGTATCCCTTTATTTTAG
- a CDS encoding Fur family transcriptional regulator, giving the protein MEVDLANLLRQRNLKVTPQRIAILKLIMKGGHFSGEQIYEELKKTEPSISLSTVYNTLETLKEAGILNSFEANGITWFEINRKPHINVFCTDSNMIMDLEIEIDNFMEKLNKTGLDVKNVNIIVYADCSKLVKSAK; this is encoded by the coding sequence ATGGAAGTAGATCTCGCAAACCTCTTGAGGCAGAGAAATCTCAAAGTGACACCACAGCGAATCGCAATATTAAAACTCATAATGAAAGGAGGACATTTCAGTGGAGAACAAATTTATGAGGAACTTAAGAAAACCGAACCTAGTATAAGCTTATCTACAGTGTATAATACATTAGAAACATTAAAGGAAGCTGGAATCTTAAATTCCTTTGAAGCAAATGGAATAACTTGGTTCGAAATTAATAGGAAACCACATATTAATGTGTTTTGTACGGATTCTAATATGATCATGGATTTGGAAATCGAAATTGACAATTTTATGGAAAAGCTTAATAAAACGGGGTTAGATGTTAAAAACGTAAATATCATCGTTTACGCTGATTGTTCAAAACTAGTAAAGAGCGCTAAATAA